A single genomic interval of Mycolicibacterium holsaticum DSM 44478 = JCM 12374 harbors:
- the egtD gene encoding L-histidine N(alpha)-methyltransferase: MTVSLSNHLPANSAARALRRDVLDGLAQTPKALPPKWFYDSVGSDLFDQITRLPEYYPTRTEAQILRTRSAEIAEASDADTLVELGSGTSEKTRMLLDALRDNGTLRRFIPFDVDAGVLSAAGTAIQHEYPGVEVDAVCGDFEEHLGEIPRVGRRLVAFLGSTIGNLTPQPRAQFLAALAQTMRPGDTLLLGTDLVKDPERLVRAYDDSVGVTARFNRNVLAVVNRELDADFDLEAFDHVARWNCAEQRIEMWLRARGPQRVHVRDLDLAVDFADGEEMLTEVSCKFRPDGVTAELAAAGLRRTHWWTDPAGDFGLSLSAK; the protein is encoded by the coding sequence ATGACCGTCTCGCTGTCGAACCACCTGCCGGCCAACTCGGCCGCGCGGGCGCTGCGCCGCGACGTCCTCGACGGCCTGGCGCAGACACCGAAAGCTTTGCCGCCCAAGTGGTTCTACGACTCGGTCGGCAGCGACCTGTTCGACCAGATCACCCGGCTACCCGAGTACTACCCGACCCGCACCGAAGCGCAGATCCTGCGGACCCGGTCCGCCGAAATCGCCGAGGCCTCCGATGCCGACACCCTGGTGGAGCTGGGCAGCGGAACCTCCGAGAAGACCCGCATGCTGCTGGACGCGTTGCGCGACAACGGCACCCTGCGACGGTTCATCCCGTTCGACGTGGACGCCGGGGTGCTCAGCGCCGCGGGGACAGCGATCCAGCACGAATACCCGGGTGTCGAGGTCGACGCGGTGTGCGGCGACTTCGAGGAGCACCTCGGCGAGATCCCCCGGGTCGGTCGGCGCCTGGTGGCCTTCCTCGGCTCGACGATCGGCAACCTGACACCGCAACCGCGCGCCCAGTTCCTGGCCGCGCTCGCGCAGACGATGCGACCCGGCGACACCCTGCTGCTGGGCACCGATCTGGTGAAGGACCCCGAGCGCCTGGTCCGCGCCTACGATGACAGCGTCGGGGTGACGGCACGGTTCAACCGCAACGTGCTGGCGGTCGTCAACCGCGAACTGGACGCCGACTTCGACCTGGAGGCGTTCGACCACGTCGCGCGGTGGAACTGCGCCGAGCAGCGCATCGAGATGTGGCTAAGGGCCCGCGGTCCGCAGCGGGTGCATGTGCGCGACCTGGATCTGGCGGTCGACTTCGCCGACGGTGAAGAGATGCTCACCGAGGTCTCGTGCAAGTTCCGCCCGGACGGGGTCACCGCGGAACTGGCCGCCGCGGGCCTGCGGCGCACCCATTGGTGGACCGATCCCGCAGGTGACTTCGGCCTGTCGCTCTCGGCGAAATGA
- the egtA gene encoding ergothioneine biosynthesis glutamate--cysteine ligase EgtA has product MTLTITSARGDARTQSPELTSAKRAAVHVGASCLRDGEIGRVGLEVEAHCFDLTDPMRRPGWAELSAVIAGLPPLPGGSAVTVEPGGAVELSGPPADGPLPAIAAMTADRAVLRDAFARAGLGLVLLGADPLRPAERVNPGPRYAAMETFFHADHTGAAGAAMMTSTASVQINLDAGPQGGWAERVRLAHALGPTMVAVAANSPLLGGKFCGWRSARQRVWSQLDSARCGPVLGARGDDPASDWARYALKAPVMLLTTPQVVPVTQWVPFAEWADGRVMLGDRRPTEADLDYHLTTLFPPVRPRGWLEIRYLDSVPDAVWPAVVFTLVTLLDDPAAADVAAEVTEPVATAWDRAAHLGLGDLRLQRAAVRCVQAAAERAPAELEESMQRLMRSVEQGRAPADDFADRVVAHGIAPVVTQLAQGGT; this is encoded by the coding sequence ATGACCTTGACCATCACGTCCGCGAGAGGAGACGCGCGCACGCAGTCGCCGGAGCTGACCAGCGCAAAACGCGCTGCGGTGCACGTTGGGGCCAGCTGCCTGCGCGACGGTGAGATCGGCCGGGTCGGCCTGGAGGTCGAGGCGCACTGCTTTGATCTGACCGATCCGATGCGACGGCCGGGCTGGGCCGAGCTGAGCGCCGTCATCGCCGGTCTTCCACCGCTGCCGGGCGGCAGCGCGGTGACCGTGGAACCCGGCGGCGCCGTCGAATTGTCCGGTCCGCCGGCCGACGGGCCGCTGCCTGCCATCGCCGCGATGACGGCCGACCGCGCCGTGCTGCGCGACGCGTTCGCCCGCGCGGGGCTCGGGCTGGTCCTGCTCGGCGCCGACCCGCTGCGACCTGCCGAACGGGTCAACCCCGGGCCGCGCTACGCCGCCATGGAAACGTTCTTTCACGCCGATCACACGGGTGCGGCCGGCGCGGCCATGATGACGTCGACGGCGTCGGTGCAGATCAACCTCGACGCCGGGCCGCAGGGCGGCTGGGCGGAGCGGGTGCGCCTCGCGCATGCGCTCGGCCCGACGATGGTCGCCGTCGCCGCCAACTCACCGCTGCTCGGCGGCAAGTTCTGCGGCTGGCGTTCGGCGCGCCAACGCGTGTGGAGCCAGCTGGACTCCGCGCGCTGCGGCCCGGTGCTGGGCGCACGCGGTGACGACCCGGCCAGCGACTGGGCGCGGTATGCGCTCAAGGCGCCGGTGATGCTGCTGACCACGCCGCAGGTCGTCCCGGTGACCCAGTGGGTGCCGTTCGCCGAGTGGGCCGACGGACGGGTGATGCTCGGCGACCGCCGACCCACCGAGGCCGACCTCGACTACCACCTGACCACGCTGTTCCCTCCGGTACGGCCCCGCGGATGGCTGGAGATCCGCTATTTGGACAGCGTGCCCGACGCGGTGTGGCCTGCCGTGGTGTTCACGCTCGTCACGCTGCTCGACGATCCCGCGGCCGCCGACGTCGCCGCGGAGGTCACCGAACCGGTCGCCACCGCGTGGGATCGCGCGGCGCACCTCGGCCTCGGTGATCTACGCCTGCAGCGGGCCGCCGTGCGGTGCGTACAGGCCGCCGCCGAACGCGCGCCCGCCGAACTCGAGGAATCGATGCAGCGGTTGATGCGTTCGGTCGAACAGGGCAGGGCTCCGGCGGACGACTTCGCCGACCGGGTCGTCGCACACGGGATCGCACCCGTGGTCACGCAACTGGCGCAAGGAGGGACGTGA
- a CDS encoding acyltransferase family protein → MSGPAIDDVEQGGLEQVASVDRVASLTGVRAVAALLVMATHAAYGTGTYNRGYVGLVFARMEIGVAIFFVLSGFLLFGGWVRAAAAGTSPPSATRYARNRVRRIMPAYVVTVLIAYVVYEFRAIAPNPGHTWHGLLRNLTLTQIYSGNYLTAYMHQGLTQMWSLAVEVAFYAALPLLAYLLLVALCRRRWRPGLLLIGLAALGALSPLWLVVIHTTDWLPNGAGLWLPHYLVWFVGGMVLAVLAVTGARCYAVAALPVAVVSYLVVATPIAGRTDAPALDLGQDVAKVLFYAAIATLVVAPLALSGQQVDRQSRYERVMGSRVMVWLGEISYEIFLVHVIVMEIVMVAVLRWPVYTGSVTGLFAATLAFTIPVAWLLHRLTRPRARR, encoded by the coding sequence GTGAGCGGGCCGGCGATTGACGACGTCGAACAGGGCGGGCTGGAGCAGGTAGCCAGCGTCGACCGCGTCGCCTCGCTCACCGGCGTGCGCGCTGTGGCGGCCCTGCTGGTCATGGCAACCCACGCCGCCTACGGGACCGGCACCTACAACCGCGGATACGTCGGTTTGGTGTTCGCGCGCATGGAGATCGGCGTCGCGATCTTCTTTGTGCTGTCGGGGTTTCTGCTGTTCGGCGGGTGGGTGCGTGCGGCGGCCGCAGGAACCAGCCCACCGTCGGCGACCCGTTACGCGCGCAACCGGGTGCGGCGCATCATGCCGGCCTACGTGGTGACGGTGCTGATCGCATACGTGGTCTACGAATTTCGCGCGATCGCACCCAACCCCGGCCACACCTGGCACGGGCTGCTCCGCAACCTGACCCTGACGCAGATCTACAGCGGCAACTACCTGACCGCCTACATGCATCAGGGCCTGACGCAGATGTGGAGCCTGGCTGTCGAGGTGGCGTTCTACGCCGCGCTGCCGCTGCTCGCCTACCTACTGTTGGTGGCGCTGTGCCGGCGCCGGTGGCGGCCCGGGCTGCTGTTGATCGGCCTGGCCGCACTGGGCGCGCTGAGCCCGCTGTGGCTGGTCGTCATACACACCACCGACTGGTTGCCCAACGGGGCGGGGCTGTGGCTGCCGCACTACCTGGTGTGGTTTGTCGGCGGCATGGTCCTTGCCGTGTTGGCGGTCACCGGGGCCCGGTGCTACGCGGTCGCAGCGCTGCCGGTGGCCGTGGTGTCCTACCTGGTGGTGGCGACGCCGATCGCCGGCCGAACCGATGCTCCCGCATTGGATTTGGGTCAGGACGTGGCGAAGGTGCTGTTCTACGCCGCGATCGCCACGTTGGTGGTCGCGCCCCTGGCGCTCAGCGGGCAACAGGTCGACCGGCAGAGCCGCTACGAGCGGGTGATGGGCAGCCGGGTGATGGTGTGGCTGGGCGAAATCTCCTACGAGATCTTCCTGGTGCACGTCATCGTGATGGAGATCGTGATGGTGGCGGTGCTGCGCTGGCCCGTCTACACGGGTTCGGTGACGGGGCTGTTCGCCGCGACGCTGGCGTTCACCATCCCGGTCGCGTGGCTGCTGCACCGGCTGACCAGGCCACGGGCCCGCCGGTGA
- a CDS encoding glutamate--cysteine ligase: protein MGEDLKQTEFSRAHRREYRRKVQQCLDIFETMLNQSSFEFERPLTGMEIECNLVDSAYQPAMTNQEVLEAIADPAYQTELGAYNIEFNVPPRRLPGRAALELENDVRASLNAAEQKANDHDAHIVMVGILPTLMPEHLSGRWMSESTRYQALNDSIFTARGEDILIDITGPERLSLQTESIAPESACTSMQLHLQVSPAEFAQNWNAAQVLAGPQLALGANSPYFFGHQLWSETRIELFAQATDTRPDELKAQGVRPRVWFGERWITSIFDLFEENVRYFPSLLPELSDEDPADELARGRTPRLAELRLHNGTIYRWNRPVYDVVDGRPHLRVENRVLPAGPTVVDMMANAAFYYGTLRTLSEEDRPLWTKMSFAAAQHNFQESARNGMDARLYWPGLGEVTPDELVLRQLLPMADEGLRRWQVAGEVRDRYLGVIEGRAKTGRNGSAWQVATVGALQERGLSRPNALAEMLRLYCERMHSNEPVHTWDAP from the coding sequence GTGGGCGAAGACCTGAAGCAGACCGAGTTCAGCCGCGCGCACCGGCGGGAGTACCGGCGCAAGGTGCAGCAGTGCCTCGACATCTTCGAAACCATGCTCAACCAATCCAGTTTCGAGTTCGAGCGCCCGTTGACGGGCATGGAGATCGAGTGCAACCTGGTCGACTCCGCATATCAGCCCGCGATGACCAACCAGGAAGTCCTCGAGGCGATCGCCGATCCCGCGTACCAGACCGAATTGGGTGCCTACAACATCGAATTCAACGTTCCGCCGCGGCGGTTGCCGGGCCGGGCGGCGCTCGAGCTGGAGAACGACGTGCGGGCCAGCCTCAACGCCGCCGAGCAGAAAGCCAACGACCACGACGCGCACATCGTGATGGTCGGCATCCTGCCCACACTGATGCCCGAACATCTGTCGGGCAGGTGGATGAGCGAATCGACCCGTTATCAAGCGCTCAACGATTCCATCTTCACCGCGCGCGGCGAGGACATCCTCATCGACATCACCGGCCCGGAGCGGTTGAGCCTGCAGACCGAGTCGATCGCCCCGGAGTCGGCGTGCACCAGCATGCAACTGCATCTTCAGGTCTCCCCCGCCGAGTTCGCGCAGAACTGGAACGCCGCACAGGTGCTGGCAGGCCCGCAGCTGGCGCTGGGCGCCAACTCCCCGTACTTCTTCGGCCACCAGCTGTGGTCAGAGACCCGCATCGAACTGTTCGCGCAGGCCACCGACACCCGTCCCGACGAACTCAAGGCGCAGGGGGTACGGCCCCGGGTGTGGTTCGGCGAGCGCTGGATCACCTCGATCTTCGACCTGTTCGAGGAGAACGTGCGCTACTTCCCCTCGCTGCTGCCTGAGCTGTCCGACGAAGACCCCGCCGACGAACTCGCCCGGGGACGCACCCCGCGGCTGGCCGAGCTGCGGCTGCACAACGGCACCATCTACCGCTGGAACCGGCCGGTGTACGACGTGGTGGACGGCCGTCCGCATCTGCGCGTGGAAAACCGGGTGCTGCCGGCCGGACCGACCGTCGTCGACATGATGGCCAACGCCGCGTTCTACTACGGTACGCTGCGCACCCTGTCCGAAGAGGACCGCCCGCTGTGGACGAAGATGAGTTTCGCTGCGGCCCAACACAATTTCCAGGAGTCGGCGCGCAACGGCATGGACGCGCGGCTGTACTGGCCCGGGCTGGGCGAGGTGACGCCCGACGAACTGGTGCTGCGTCAACTGCTGCCGATGGCCGACGAGGGTCTGCGCCGCTGGCAGGTGGCCGGCGAGGTGCGCGACCGCTACCTCGGGGTGATCGAGGGCCGCGCCAAGACCGGCCGTAACGGGTCGGCCTGGCAGGTGGCCACCGTGGGGGCCCTGCAGGAGCGCGGGCTCAGCCGGCCCAACGCGCTGGCTGAGATGCTGCGGCTGTACTGCGAGCGCATGCACAGCAACGAGCCGGTGCATACCTGGGACGCGCCCTAG
- the egtE gene encoding ergothioneine biosynthesis PLP-dependent enzyme EgtE, with protein MSLGEQWRSARPKVAGLHLDSAACSRQSFAVIDATTQHARHEAEVGGYVAVDAAAPVLDAGRAAVAALTGLAADHVVFTTGANHALDLLLSSWPGERTLACLPGEYGPNLAIMAANGFAVRALPVDGDGRLDVDAAARQLVADPPAVVHLTALASHRGLAQPLAGLADVCRTLGVPLVVDAAQALGHLDCAVRPAAVYGSSRKWLAGPRGVGVLAVHPDLVQRLRPRLPPPDWNLPLAVTQLLEHGEANVAARVGFSVAVGEHLAAGPEQVRARLAEVGRCTREALSDVTGWRVVEALDEPTAITTLAPTEGADPQKVRAWLIAHRAVVTTYAEVQRAPFEMTTPVLRVSPHVDATSDELAQFAEALAAATADV; from the coding sequence ATGAGCCTCGGCGAGCAGTGGCGGTCGGCGCGCCCCAAGGTCGCCGGGCTGCATCTGGACAGCGCGGCGTGTTCACGGCAGAGCTTCGCGGTCATCGACGCCACGACGCAACACGCACGCCACGAAGCCGAGGTCGGCGGATACGTCGCCGTCGACGCGGCGGCACCGGTGCTGGACGCCGGACGCGCCGCCGTCGCCGCCCTGACCGGTCTGGCCGCCGACCACGTCGTCTTCACCACCGGCGCCAACCACGCGCTCGATCTGCTGCTGTCCAGCTGGCCGGGTGAGCGCACGCTGGCCTGCCTGCCCGGGGAGTACGGGCCCAACCTGGCAATCATGGCCGCGAACGGTTTTGCCGTGCGGGCCCTTCCCGTCGACGGTGACGGGCGCCTCGACGTCGACGCCGCCGCCCGCCAACTGGTCGCCGATCCGCCTGCCGTCGTGCACCTGACCGCGCTGGCCAGCCACCGTGGCCTGGCGCAGCCGCTGGCGGGGCTGGCCGACGTGTGCCGGACCCTCGGTGTTCCGCTGGTCGTGGACGCCGCGCAGGCCCTCGGTCACCTCGACTGCGCGGTGCGCCCCGCAGCGGTGTACGGCTCGTCGCGCAAATGGCTCGCAGGCCCGCGCGGTGTCGGTGTGCTGGCTGTGCACCCCGATCTGGTGCAGCGCCTCCGGCCGCGGCTGCCACCACCGGACTGGAACCTGCCGCTGGCGGTGACCCAGCTCCTCGAACACGGTGAGGCCAATGTCGCTGCCCGCGTGGGGTTTTCGGTTGCCGTCGGCGAACACCTGGCGGCCGGCCCCGAACAGGTGCGCGCCCGGCTCGCCGAAGTCGGCCGGTGCACCCGGGAGGCGCTCAGCGACGTGACGGGGTGGCGGGTGGTCGAAGCGCTCGACGAGCCGACCGCGATCACCACCCTGGCACCCACCGAGGGGGCCGACCCGCAGAAGGTGCGGGCCTGGCTCATCGCGCACCGGGCTGTGGTCACCACATATGCCGAGGTGCAGCGTGCGCCGTTCGAGATGACGACCCCGGTGCTGCGGGTCTCACCGCACGTCGACGCGACTTCCGATGAGCTCGCGCAGTTCGCGGAGGCGCTGGCAGCCGCGACCGCCGACGTCTAG
- a CDS encoding sensor domain-containing protein — MRIAAAVGVALVGLTLAAPAGARPSDPGVVNYAVLPKGSVGNIVGTTMRFEWTFADPFQSFYVDNPACNNWADIGLPDVYADPDLASFNGAVAQTAPDDQTHFVKQAVGVYADTDAAERAFRRVVDRTAGCNGQTTAMHLDNRTTQVWTFTGGATTATDADWVKQEAGTDRRCFVTTRKRENVLLQAKVCQAGNGGPAVNVLAGAMQNTLGQ; from the coding sequence ATGCGGATCGCCGCCGCCGTCGGCGTCGCCCTCGTGGGTCTGACGTTGGCGGCGCCGGCCGGTGCGCGTCCGTCCGACCCGGGCGTCGTCAATTACGCGGTGCTACCCAAGGGGTCGGTCGGCAACATCGTCGGCACCACGATGCGGTTCGAGTGGACCTTCGCCGATCCGTTCCAGTCCTTCTACGTCGACAACCCGGCCTGCAACAACTGGGCCGACATCGGGCTGCCCGACGTCTACGCCGACCCCGATCTGGCGTCGTTCAACGGCGCGGTGGCCCAGACCGCGCCCGACGATCAGACCCACTTCGTCAAACAGGCGGTGGGGGTGTACGCCGACACCGACGCCGCCGAGCGTGCCTTCCGCCGGGTCGTCGACCGCACCGCCGGCTGCAACGGCCAGACCACCGCGATGCACCTCGACAACCGCACCACGCAGGTGTGGACGTTCACCGGTGGGGCCACCACCGCGACCGACGCGGACTGGGTCAAACAGGAAGCCGGCACCGACCGACGCTGCTTTGTCACCACCCGCAAGCGGGAAAATGTTTTGCTACAGGCGAAAGTGTGCCAAGCCGGCAACGGCGGTCCCGCGGTGAATGTGCTGGCCGGGGCGATGCAGAACACGCTCGGCCAATAA
- the egtC gene encoding ergothioneine biosynthesis protein EgtC, with protein MCRHLGWLGDPVSVASLVLEPANGLVVQSYAPRRQKHGLMNADGWGVGFFSSDVPDGTPRRWRSATPLWGDASFASVAPALRGGCIVAAVRSASVGMPIEASASAPFTDGRWLLSHNGLVDRAVLPLSTRAESTNDSALLAALIFERGLDRLADTVAGVASADPNARLNILAGNGSQLIATTWGDTLSVLRRDDGTVLASEPYDDDPRWRELPDRHLVSVVGSADVELIPLKGSS; from the coding sequence ATGTGCAGGCACCTCGGCTGGCTCGGTGACCCGGTATCGGTGGCCTCGCTGGTGCTGGAGCCCGCCAACGGCCTTGTGGTGCAGTCGTATGCGCCGCGGCGCCAGAAGCACGGCCTGATGAACGCCGACGGGTGGGGTGTCGGGTTCTTCTCCTCCGATGTGCCCGACGGCACGCCCCGCCGGTGGCGCAGCGCCACGCCGCTGTGGGGTGACGCGTCGTTCGCGTCGGTGGCGCCCGCGCTGCGCGGCGGCTGCATCGTCGCGGCCGTGCGGTCGGCCAGCGTCGGCATGCCGATCGAGGCGAGCGCGTCCGCGCCGTTCACCGACGGGCGATGGCTGCTGTCGCACAACGGGCTGGTCGACCGGGCCGTGCTGCCGTTGTCGACGCGCGCCGAGTCCACCAACGACAGCGCGTTGCTCGCCGCGCTGATCTTCGAACGCGGCCTGGACCGCCTCGCCGACACCGTCGCCGGGGTCGCCTCGGCAGACCCCAACGCACGGCTGAACATCCTGGCCGGCAACGGTTCTCAGCTGATCGCCACCACATGGGGCGACACGCTGTCGGTGTTGCGCCGCGACGACGGCACCGTGCTGGCCAGCGAACCCTACGACGACGACCCGCGCTGGCGCGAGCTGCCCGATCGTCACCTGGTATCCGTCGTCGGCAGCGCTGACGTCGAGCTGATCCCGCTGAAAGGATCGTCATGA
- the egtB gene encoding ergothioneine biosynthesis protein EgtB has protein sequence MTVREDLARELTAARDRTLRLVDFDDAELGRQYHPLMSPLVWDLAHIGQQEELWLLRDGNPDRPGMLAPDVERLYDAFVHSRASRAELPLLPPTDARSYCSTVRNKALDVLDALPEDGSAFNFGLVISHENQHDETMLQALNLRVGPPLLDGGAALPAGRPGVAGTSVLVPGGEFVLGVDAATEPHSLDNERPAHVVDIPSFRIGRVPVTNGEWRQFVDGGGYHQPRWWSQAGWSHRLAAGLTAPQFWNPDGTRIRFGHVEDIPAEEPVQHVTYFEAEAYAAWAGARLPTELEWEKACAWDPGAGARRRYPWGASEPTAHLVNLGGDALRPAPVGAYPAGASAYGAEQLLGDVWEWTASPLRPWPGFTPMIYQRYSQPFFEGVGAGDYKVLRGGSWAVAANILRPSFRNWDHPIRRQIFSGVRLAWSVEEGQA, from the coding sequence GTGACGGTACGCGAGGATCTCGCGCGTGAACTGACCGCCGCCAGGGACCGCACGCTGCGGCTGGTCGATTTCGACGACGCCGAACTCGGCCGCCAGTACCACCCGTTGATGAGCCCGCTGGTGTGGGACCTCGCGCACATCGGCCAGCAGGAAGAGCTGTGGCTGTTGCGCGACGGCAACCCCGACCGGCCGGGCATGCTGGCCCCCGACGTGGAACGTCTCTACGACGCGTTCGTGCACTCCCGCGCCAGCCGCGCCGAGCTTCCGCTGTTGCCGCCGACCGACGCCCGCTCCTACTGCAGCACGGTGCGCAACAAGGCGCTCGATGTGCTCGACGCCCTGCCCGAAGACGGTTCGGCGTTCAACTTCGGCCTGGTGATCAGCCACGAGAACCAGCACGACGAGACCATGCTGCAGGCGTTGAACCTGCGGGTCGGACCGCCCCTTCTCGACGGCGGCGCAGCGCTGCCCGCCGGTCGCCCCGGCGTTGCGGGCACCTCGGTGCTGGTGCCCGGCGGCGAGTTCGTGCTCGGCGTCGACGCGGCAACCGAACCGCACTCGCTGGACAACGAGCGCCCCGCACACGTCGTCGACATCCCGTCGTTTCGCATCGGCCGAGTCCCGGTCACCAACGGAGAGTGGCGTCAGTTCGTCGACGGCGGCGGCTATCACCAACCGCGGTGGTGGTCGCAGGCCGGCTGGTCGCACCGCCTAGCGGCCGGGCTGACCGCGCCGCAGTTCTGGAACCCCGACGGCACCCGCATCCGGTTCGGCCACGTCGAGGACATCCCCGCCGAGGAACCCGTCCAGCACGTCACGTACTTCGAAGCCGAGGCGTACGCGGCGTGGGCAGGCGCCCGGCTACCCACCGAACTGGAGTGGGAGAAAGCCTGCGCGTGGGATCCCGGGGCAGGCGCGCGCCGGCGCTACCCGTGGGGCGCATCGGAACCGACGGCGCACCTGGTCAACCTCGGCGGCGACGCGCTGCGGCCCGCCCCGGTCGGGGCGTACCCCGCGGGGGCGTCGGCCTACGGCGCCGAACAACTACTCGGTGACGTGTGGGAGTGGACCGCCTCGCCGCTGCGGCCGTGGCCGGGCTTCACGCCGATGATCTACCAGCGCTACTCGCAGCCGTTCTTCGAAGGTGTCGGGGCCGGCGACTACAAGGTGCTGCGCGGCGGGTCGTGGGCGGTGGCGGCCAACATCTTGCGGCCCAGCTTCCGCAACTGGGATCACCCGATCCGGCGCCAGATCTTCTCGGGTGTGCGCCTGGCCTGGTCCGTTGAGGAGGGTCAAGCCTGA
- a CDS encoding class I SAM-dependent methyltransferase, with protein MVYMTRSVADIARMPRGGPDASCVDRLLQTDRLEYLDRDTAAGTAGEARKRDVIKALEWTGQFFGETEHFARLALEEVADVADPKILELGAGHGGLSRKLLEWHPTADVTVSDVDAVSVKALAAGDLGAHPRASVRQLDATDIDAPDRQFDLAVFALSFHHLSPPQAALAFAEGTRVADKLLIIDLPRPPSPLHLLRLAVMLPLAPLVPFLHDGVISSLRCYSPSALRALAAHADPGIEVQLRGGLMSPQIVVARR; from the coding sequence ATGGTCTACATGACCCGTTCAGTCGCCGACATCGCCCGCATGCCACGCGGCGGCCCGGACGCGTCGTGTGTGGATCGGCTCCTTCAGACCGACCGGCTGGAATACCTCGACCGCGACACCGCCGCAGGTACCGCCGGTGAGGCCCGCAAGCGCGATGTCATCAAGGCGTTGGAGTGGACGGGCCAATTCTTCGGTGAGACCGAGCATTTCGCCCGGCTGGCCCTCGAGGAGGTCGCCGACGTGGCCGATCCGAAGATCCTCGAACTCGGCGCCGGGCACGGCGGGCTGTCCCGCAAACTGCTCGAGTGGCATCCCACGGCCGACGTGACGGTCAGCGATGTGGACGCGGTGTCGGTGAAAGCGCTGGCGGCGGGTGATCTGGGCGCGCACCCGCGGGCGTCCGTGCGCCAGCTGGACGCCACCGACATCGACGCGCCCGACCGCCAGTTCGATCTGGCGGTGTTCGCCCTGTCCTTTCACCATCTGTCGCCGCCGCAGGCGGCGCTGGCGTTCGCCGAAGGCACCCGGGTCGCGGACAAGCTGCTGATCATTGACCTGCCACGGCCCCCGTCGCCGCTGCATCTGCTCCGGCTCGCCGTGATGTTGCCGTTGGCGCCGCTGGTGCCGTTCCTGCACGACGGGGTGATCAGCTCGTTGCGCTGTTACAGCCCGTCGGCGCTACGCGCTCTGGCGGCGCATGCCGACCCGGGGATCGAGGTGCAACTGCGCGGCGGGTTGATGAGCCCGCAGATTGTGGTTGCCCGTCGTTGA